One stretch of Papaver somniferum cultivar HN1 unplaced genomic scaffold, ASM357369v1 unplaced-scaffold_154, whole genome shotgun sequence DNA includes these proteins:
- the LOC113336803 gene encoding uncharacterized protein LOC113336803: MYHHANANKRRAKNNIVALKDGNGNWCTTREELENLLTDHYSLLHTTSSPAKNEDILNCIPSVISSSDNLELMRIPEDAEIFKALKDMKPWKAPGPDGFPPGFFNIIWILLILSMRLKKVMGKVISPLKAAYIQGRQITDNIFLAHEIVHTMKNKKEVNKYLALKLDISKAFDRLEWSFLKNVMLKMRFCSDWCNLIVQCVSTTQISILINGVPCKPYFPTRGVRQVIDDSGDASGQMVNFNKSSVYYSANVPQRFCRLLTRRLKVPRMNSNERYPGIPLVIGKNKVRCFTGLVERVQNQLSN, encoded by the exons ATGTATCATCATGCTAATGCAAATAAAAGAAGGGCTAAAAACAATATTGTGGCTTTAAAAGATGGAAATGGAAATTGGTGCACTACTAGGGAGGAGTTGGAAAATCTGCTGACTGATCACTATAGCTTACTTCATACTACTTCTTCACCTGCAAAAAATGAAGACATCTTGAATTGTATTCCTTCGGTAATATCTTCTTCAGATAATCTAGAATTAATGAGAATTCCTGAGGATGCTGAAATATTTAAAGCTTTAAAAGACATGAAGCCTTGGAAAGCCCCTGGACCTGATGGTTTTCCACCTGGTTTTTTCAACATCATTTGGATATTGTTG ATTCTGTCAATGAGGTTGAAAAAGGTAATGGGGAAAGTGATATCGCCACTTAAAGCTGCTTATATTCAAGGAAGACAAATAACAGACAATATTTTTCTTGCTCATGAAATTGTCCACACCATGAAGAATAAGAAGGAAGTAAATAAGTACTTAGCATTGAAACTTGATATatcaaaagcctttgataggcttgAATGGTCATTCCTAAAAAATGTTATGCTGAAAATGAGATTCTGCTCAGATTGGTGCAATCTCATAGTGCAGTGTGTGAGTACTACTCAAATATCTATACTTATAAATGGTGTTCCATGCAAACCCTACTTCCCAACAAGAGGTGTAAGGCAAG TCATAGATGATTCTGGAGATGCTTCTGGGCAGATGGTGAATTTTAACAAGTCAAGTGTGTACTACAGTGCTAATGTGCCACAAAGGTTTTGTAGACTACTTACTCGAAGATTAAAAGTACCTAGGATGAATTCTAATGAGAGATACCCAGGAATTCCTCTTGTAATTGGAAAGAACAAGGTTAGATGCTTCACAGGATTAGTGGAGAGGGTTCAAAACCAACTTTCCAACTAG